Genomic DNA from Oryza sativa Japonica Group chromosome 5, ASM3414082v1:
TGTTGAAGAGATTCATATTAGGAGATATCACGGTAATACCTCACCATGTTGGTTGGACAGGAAGGACATAACATTTCTTAAATATTTACATTTGACCAACTGTAGAAAGTGGGCGGTCCTGCCTCCTCTTGGGCAGCTTCCCTTCCTCAAAGTTCTGCATTTGAAAGAGATGTGTTCATTGAAACAGATTGGAAGTGAGTTTTATGGAACCAATCCAACTGCATTTCCATATTTGGAGGACCTTGAATTTGATGATATGCCAAAATGGGTTGAGTGGaccaaagaagaagagaagtaTGACAGCGTGTTCCCCAGACTCCGTAAACTGAAGCTTTTGAGCTGTCCCGATTTGATTAAAGTGCCTCCCTTCCCGCAGTCCGTGAGAAAGGTCAGTATTGAGAATACAGGGTTTGTGTCACACCTGAAActatcttcttcttcatcatcaaaaGCCAACAAAGTTAAATTGGAAACATGTTCTGCCGCTGTCCTTACCAATGGTTTGTTCCACCAGCAACAAGTGCAGGAAATTGTTGATTTGACCTTGAGGCACTGCCAAGATGTAAAGTTTGAAGAGCTTCATGCACTTACTTCCCTCAAGAGGCTGCAAATATCTTATTTAGAGATGACTGACGAGGAGTTGGGTACTTGTTTACAAGGTTTACAATCGCTGACCTTACTGGATATAGTCCACTGCAGTAAAATAACCACTCTTCCACAGATTGAGAACCCGAGCAACTTGACGAAGTTTCATGAGCTAAACATTCGGCAGTGCCCCCAATTGTCTTCTCTGCATTCATTGCCTAGTTTTGCCACACTTGAAACAGTGTTGATTGAAAATTGCTCCAGGGTCACCGTAGAATCTTTCCCTGCCAACTTCAACAGCTTAACCTCTCTGAGAAAACTGAGCATAATGAACTGCACTGGATTGGAGTCCTTGCCAAGTGGCTTCCCATCTTCACTGCAGGTTGTTCATCTGATTGGTTGCAAGCCAACGTTGCTGAGCCAACTACAAAATAAGGATGGACCAGAATGGGATAAAATAGCTTCGATCCCAATGAAACTGATCCACTGATCagggttcagacttcagaggcTAATTTTGCAGGTGTGTTTGATACCATTAGCATATGCACATTTCACTGTACTTGTAAGTTTTAACAATCAATGAGATGTATCTCTGTTTCATTGTAGTGATACTGGCCAATTGTGTCAAAATTTCCGGCACGCAAGATGAACGATACCAGACGAACCCCAACAGATTTTTCTGGCTGGAACAATTGTGTACTGTCTGTAAATGTATGTGCTGCATTTGTAGTGAACTGGTCACATTTCCTGAAATATGTTTCGTTTTTTTTCCTACGTTAGCCGGTGCACTTCACCTGCGCATGTTCAAATACTGTCTTGCTTCAGTTTACTGAGCTGTGAACAATTGTAATATCGGTCTACCGTGAGAAACTATATCTTTCCGTCTTCAAATTGGTTGAACAGAAATACTACTCGTACAGATGAGCTATGACAAACTTATGCATAAACTGTGATTGGCAGCCGTCGGCCACTTTTGGTTGCCTTAGGTTTGGGGAAGTTTTTAAGGAGGAATTAAATGTTCATAGAGGAAAGGCTATTAACTGCTTCCTTTGATTAGGGGTTATGGGATTTTTGTTGATATGGATCATGGATATGATGAATTTGAGGTTAATAAATGGTGTGGGTGTGGGAGTTGGAAGGGAATTTCTTCATGTTGTTTAGACAAATCCCAACAATCCATTTTTGCATAAGATTTAGGTATCGTTTGGAGGAGTTTTTAAGTAGATGTAGCTTCTTTCAAAATCTATAGCTCCTCAAAAAGTATAAATTTCCACGCAGATTTCAAGAATCATAGCTGTAGAATTcggaaaataaattagaagttATAAGCTAGAAACCTAACTATTCCCTATCCTCTCCAGCTAGCTACTCAAAATCCCATGCTCCCTCCAAACAAGGGCTCAAGTAGTCAAGTCTCTAATGTAAACTCTAATAATTCTGGTAACTTGTAACAAAAAGGGGAATTAGGGATAAAAATCAAATTTCAATGCTAACCTCACCGTTAATTCCACTATGTAATACTCCCtacttcccaaattgatcatcatattccACTATATAATACTTCATCATttctaaattgatcatcatataagtttatgcaccaaaaccaaggataatttaaatcacatcaatcaagacaccatgcacacattcttCCACAATGCATGCATTGATTAAAACACCATGCCAATTACACCTTAGCATGCACATATTCTCCTATGCTGTATTAATTATATTCTCCTATGCTGCATTAATTATATTCTGATGAAATACTTAGCATGCACATATTCTCCTATGTTGCATTAATTATATTCTGATGAAATCTATGTCCATGCGATTATATAATGATCAACTTAGAAATGAGAGAGTACCAATCCTATTCCCCGAAGTTGCGCCGCCACTCCCAAAACCCAACCCCCCAAGGCCTACTTCTACTTGCTTTCCTTCCCATGGCCCCAGCAAAATCAAGAGATTAAATCACAAGCTGAATTTCTATGAAACTAAAtcacaattaatttatcttcccTGCATATAAGCATTTCAATTTTGTTACCTACATGATTTACTCAGGAATTATACAGAAAGACGCACAGAGATAGCAAATGTGGTTTATGCTTCCAAGTTTCACTTTGCTTGTACCTGTTTCCCCCATCTATCAGAACTTACGGTATATCGTCTATTGAGACTAATGAGGTACTGAAATCCAATGCACACCATCATAAAATGGAGTGCACAATCCATTACAGCAACATGCAACAAAAATGTAGTCTCAAATCAtcattctttttcttctttccttgaAAGAAAAAGATCAGTAGTGGACAACCCGAGTGAAATAAAAAGTACAACAGCTTACAAAATGTGAAAATGAAAATAGAAAGAGAAGACTGTACAGATCTTGTCAGAATACCAAATATAAGCAAAGTGGGTAGCTACTCCAGTGATACAAGGCTTGAAATACTGCCAATTGACCTGGAGAACATTGGTACAAAACACCAACAGGAAATACTTCAACCTTTTGAAGGATGTGTGCAACCAGATCCTTGCTTTATCACATTCTGGAAAGACTTGATCCACCAAATTAGAATACTATCTCATGGTTAGTTGTTCCGTTGATCAGACAACAAATTAGTGCACACACACTGAAAGTCTCTGACAGATTTGAGTCCACCAGATCTCTTGTACCTACGAAATGGCAACTCCCTTCATTATGCACAGCCTTCATAGACCAACCACACCCCCTTGTTGATATTCTTTAGGAATAATCTGCTTTTATTGGAAGCAAAATTAGGCCTTGATACAGTCTGACTACCCCTTGTTGGTGTTGCAACAAGTTTCAAGATGTTTTCTGTGTGACAAATTTGCTCATACCTCTAGGATGACTATCAGGAAATAGCAGTATAGGCATATCCAGGACACCACTCTGTACAAGCTTGTATATACATTTGGGAAGTTTGCTAGTCATGTGGCATAAAGCTAGGTAATGAAGATGAAACAACTGGCTAATGGTTTCTGGTAATTCTAAAATATCTGACTCACTAAGATCAAGAACACGCAAGTTCTTAAATTCAGATAGAAATTTACTAGGAAGATGACTCAATGACAACGAAGAGCTTCTAAGAACTAATAATGTCCGTAGCCTTTCCAACTTACACTTACTCTTGAGCTGTGGAAAATAATCAGTTGAGACAGACAAGTGGCGCACTGTTGGTGGAATCACACTAGGCATGCCTTCATCAATTTTCATGCAATCGTGAACAGAAGCGTGCTGTGCCAAATCGTGCATGAGGTTATCtaggaaataaaatgtttgGTTGTCTTTGCTGGCAGCACAGAAGAATGACCGTGAAAGCAGATCATAAAAGTATTCTTGTGCTAAATCATACTCCCCTTTTCTTTCCTTCCTTGATGTTTGAATAAAACCCAGAGCCACCCACATCTTCACCAATTTATCTCGTTGAAACCTACAGCCCCTTGGAAATATGCTGCAGTATGCAAAGCATCGCTGAAGGTGTCCAGGTAAGTGCTGATAACTGTGTTGGAGAGACGATATAATGATGTTATGACTAATTTCTGCATCCAGAAGTGCTCTCCACCTCCATGTACTCCTGGTGTTTCTTAGCATCTGTCCAAGAGCCTTGGAAACTAAAGGGGAGCCCTTTGCCTTTGCAGCAATGGTTCTTCCAATCTCTTGCAAATCAGGAGGAATATCCTTGCTTTCTCCACCCAGAGCAGCCTCCTTTAACAACAACCAGCAGTCGCTGCTTCCCAACACATCAAGGGAGACAACATGAGTCGAATTGAGATACCGCGCTACTAGTTTCATTCGAGTGGTCACCAAGATCTTGCTGCCTCTCCCGGCAGACCTAAGAGGTGCCAGCACCTTTCTCCACAGATCCTTATTCTCCAGCTCCATCTTAGCCTCATCATTCCAAACATCATCAAGAACTAGTAGAAACCTCTTTGACCTGACCAATACTTCAAGTTTTGCCTGCAGAATATCCAATTTGGCAGAATTATCACCGTACAGCGTATCATCCGGACCACCAATGGACTGCAATATCTCCCTTGTTAGCTCTGCGGCATCAGATCTATCCCAGACACAGACCCAGGCTTTGATATCAAATTTCTGTTCAATCCTCTCATCGTTGTAAACGAACTGCGCAACGGTTGTCTTCCCCATTCCACCATGTCCGACGATTGCAACAACCGGAAGAGCAGAAGAGCATGCATTCTCCGGACAATCCACCAGCCTGCTGATTACCTCGCCACACTCTTTCTCACGCCCAAACACCTTCCTCTCCGTGAGCACGGAGCCGGTCACGCGGTTCGGCGACCTCACGCCGCGACCCGCCTCGCCGGCTTCTTCTTCCGCCGCGGCGTCAACGAGACGCTCGGAGACGTCGTGGATGCGGTCGATCCTGCCCACCAGTCGCTTGAGCTCCCGGGAGGGCGGCTTGCCGCGAGCTAAGCAGGACGCTAACGAAGGGCTGAGCCGGctcccgtggcggcggcggaggaggagctcgtcgaggaggtcgtcggcctcggcgacggcgccctTGAGCTGGAGGAGCCAGTCCGCGAGGTCGCGCTGCcccgcgtccccgcgccgctCGACCCCGCGCGCGACGGGCTGGATccggaggagcgcgcccgcgagGTCCCGCATCcccgcggcgccgtcgccgtcgccgccggcgtgggcGAGGAGGCGGTCGGCCAGGGACGAGATCTCCTGCGACACGGGCCACggcgccgcgggcgcgggcgcgggcatCTCGTGGGCTAGGGTtagcttggcgcggcggcggttgttgCTTGTGCCGACGAGCAATTgggggcgtcgtcgtcgtcgatttGGGGGAAATTTGGGTGGGGCGGTTCACAACTTCACATTACGAGGACCAGCTGACCAAGTCGTCGTTTTTGCTTGGTGCTAGGATTAGCTGACCGGGTCAAAGTCCAAGCTCCCGCGTTCAAAGAGGGCGCGGTTAAACGGTGGCAAATCCACGGGAGTGAGGGCTACCCAAGCGTTAATTTTAGTAAGATgataatattattaaaattttaa
This window encodes:
- the LOC4338794 gene encoding putative disease resistance protein RGA3; amino-acid sequence: MPAPAPAAPWPVSQEISSLADRLLAHAGGDGDGAAGMRDLAGALLRIQPVARGVERRGDAGQRDLADWLLQLKGAVAEADDLLDELLLRRRHGSRLSPSLASCLARGKPPSRELKRLVGRIDRIHDVSERLVDAAAEEEAGEAGRGVRSPNRVTGSVLTERKVFGREKECGEVISRLVDCPENACSSALPVVAIVGHGGMGKTTVAQFVYNDERIEQKFDIKAWVCVWDRSDAAELTREILQSIGGPDDTLYGDNSAKLDILQAKLEVLVRSKRFLLVLDDVWNDEAKMELENKDLWRKVLAPLRSAGRGSKILVTTRMKLVARYLNSTHVVSLDVLGSSDCWLLLKEAALGGESKDIPPDLQEIGRTIAAKAKGSPLVSKALGQMLRNTRSTWRWRALLDAEISHNIIISSLQHSYQHLPGHLQRCFAYCSIFPRGCRFQRDKLVKMWVALGFIQTSRKERKGEYDLAQEYFYDLLSRSFFCAASKDNQTFYFLDNLMHDLAQHASVHDCMKIDEGMPSVIPPTVRHLSVSTDYFPQLKSKCKLERLRTLLVLRSSSLSLSHLPSKFLSEFKNLRVLDLSESDILELPETISQLFHLHYLALCHMTSKLPKCIYKLVQSGVLDMPILLFPDSHPRGMSKFVTQKTS